A region from the Planktothrix sp. FACHB-1365 genome encodes:
- a CDS encoding glucose-1-phosphate adenylyltransferase, whose translation MKRVLAIILGGGAGSRLYPLTKVRAKPAVPIAGKYRLIDIPISNCINSEILKIYVLTQFNSASLNRHIARAYNFSGFDDSFTEVLAAQQTAQNPNWFQGTADAVRQYLWLFQEWDVDQYLILSGDHLYRMDYREFVQRHLDTNADITLSVLPIDEKRASDFGLMKLDDSGRVVSFSEKPKGDALKQMQVDTSMLGLSPEQAKENPYIASMGIYVFNKDVLIKLLTDNPEQTDFGKEIIPDASDDHNVQAFLFKDYWEDIGTIEAFYNANIGLTQQPEPSFSFYDEKSPIYTRSRYLPPTKILDCHITESIVAEGCILKECRIDHSVLGLRSRVEAGCAIEDTLLMGSDFYQPFSERQSGLQEGEVPLGIGSNTLIRKAIVDKNARIGRNVKIINKDNIQEAEREDLGFYIRSGIVVVLKNAVIPDDTVI comes from the coding sequence GTGAAACGAGTTTTAGCAATCATTCTCGGTGGCGGTGCGGGTAGCCGCCTATATCCTTTAACCAAAGTGCGGGCCAAACCTGCGGTGCCCATCGCGGGGAAATATCGGTTAATCGATATCCCCATTAGTAACTGTATTAACTCCGAAATCCTCAAAATCTACGTTTTAACCCAGTTTAACTCAGCATCCTTAAACCGTCATATTGCTCGTGCCTATAACTTCTCTGGCTTTGATGATAGCTTTACAGAAGTGTTAGCCGCCCAACAAACCGCCCAAAACCCGAATTGGTTTCAGGGTACAGCAGATGCGGTGCGTCAGTATTTGTGGCTGTTTCAAGAATGGGACGTTGACCAATATCTGATTTTATCCGGTGATCATCTTTACCGCATGGACTATCGAGAATTTGTCCAACGTCATTTAGATACAAATGCGGATATTACCCTTTCCGTATTACCCATTGATGAAAAACGAGCTTCTGATTTTGGGTTAATGAAACTGGATGACTCAGGGCGAGTGGTCAGTTTCAGCGAAAAACCAAAAGGGGACGCCCTCAAACAAATGCAGGTCGATACCTCCATGTTGGGTTTATCTCCTGAACAAGCCAAAGAAAATCCTTATATTGCTTCGATGGGGATTTATGTCTTTAACAAAGATGTCTTGATTAAGCTGTTAACAGACAATCCTGAACAGACAGATTTTGGTAAAGAAATTATTCCCGACGCCTCCGATGATCATAATGTTCAAGCGTTTTTATTTAAAGACTATTGGGAAGATATTGGAACCATTGAAGCATTTTATAATGCCAATATTGGTTTAACCCAACAACCTGAACCTTCCTTTAGTTTTTACGACGAAAAATCCCCGATTTATACCCGTTCTCGTTATTTACCCCCCACGAAAATCTTAGATTGTCACATTACTGAATCCATTGTTGCTGAGGGTTGTATTCTCAAAGAATGTCGGATTGATCATTCTGTTTTGGGCTTACGTTCCCGTGTGGAAGCTGGATGTGCCATTGAAGATACCCTGCTGATGGGTTCAGACTTTTATCAACCGTTTTCAGAACGTCAATCGGGTTTACAAGAAGGTGAAGTGCCATTAGGGATTGGTTCTAATACCTTAATTCGTAAGGCAATTGTTGATAAAAATGCCCGCATTGGTCGCAATGTTAAAATTATCAACAAAGATAATATCCAAGAAGCAGAACGGGAAGATTTAGGATTTTATATCCGCAGTGGGATTGTTGTTGTTCTTAAAAATGCGGTGATTCCTGATGATACCGTGATTTAA
- a CDS encoding hemolysin family protein, whose translation MPLLGNVGLDVLVLTFMLVLSAFFSGSETAITALDNLKLRALIKEQGDPNGMYTLVLEKRARFITTLLVGNNLVNNFSAILTSNLFAIWLGNAGIGIATAVVTFLVLIFGEITPKSFAINNVLPIFKAIVRPIYWLSIVLSPVIVLLETITQSIIRLFSPGGAQQGLSVQDLRLMIEILGGRGQLDWQKHQLLNKALMMDYLMAREVVKPRIEMRTISHQATLPEVIELCLETGYSRIPVQGESKDEIVGIVHLKRALQLAHTHEEERNSISVTEAMSPPVYVPETKRVGDLLKEMLQQRLHLAIVVDEYGGTVGLITLEDILEELVGEIYDESDFPSRTQRPRNSSRPNRTPEQSRRLPNRQYFEPPSS comes from the coding sequence ATGCCTTTACTGGGAAATGTTGGGCTAGATGTTCTGGTTCTGACCTTCATGCTGGTTCTCTCTGCCTTTTTCTCCGGTTCCGAAACGGCTATCACCGCCCTCGATAATTTAAAACTGCGAGCTTTAATTAAAGAACAAGGGGACCCCAATGGAATGTATACCTTGGTTTTGGAAAAACGGGCACGATTTATCACAACCTTGTTAGTGGGAAACAACTTGGTGAATAATTTCTCGGCTATTCTCACCAGTAATTTATTTGCGATTTGGCTAGGAAATGCGGGAATAGGAATTGCAACGGCCGTTGTTACCTTCTTAGTCCTAATTTTTGGAGAAATCACTCCTAAATCCTTTGCCATTAACAACGTTTTACCCATTTTTAAAGCTATTGTTCGCCCGATTTATTGGTTATCGATTGTTCTGTCTCCGGTAATTGTTTTATTAGAAACCATTACTCAAAGTATTATTCGTCTGTTTAGTCCGGGGGGTGCCCAGCAGGGATTATCGGTACAAGATTTACGACTGATGATTGAAATTTTAGGGGGTCGGGGTCAGTTAGATTGGCAAAAACATCAACTTTTAAATAAAGCGTTGATGATGGATTATTTAATGGCGCGAGAAGTCGTTAAACCGCGAATTGAGATGCGAACGATTTCCCACCAAGCCACTTTACCCGAAGTGATTGAGTTATGTTTAGAAACCGGATATTCGCGAATTCCCGTTCAGGGAGAATCGAAGGATGAAATTGTGGGAATTGTTCATTTAAAACGGGCGTTACAATTGGCCCATACCCACGAGGAGGAACGCAACAGCATTTCTGTCACCGAAGCCATGAGTCCTCCGGTTTATGTTCCCGAAACCAAGCGGGTCGGGGATTTACTCAAGGAAATGCTACAACAGCGCCTCCACCTGGCGATTGTGGTTGATGAATATGGGGGAACCGTTGGGTTAATCACCTTAGAAGATATTTTAGAGGAGTTAGTCGGGGAAATTTACGATGAGAGCGATTTTCCCAGCCGCACCCAACGTCCCCGCAATTCCTCCCGTCCCAACCGAACCCCAGAACAATCCCGCCGACTCCCAAATCGTCAGTATTTTGAGCCTCCTTCCTCCTAA